The following coding sequences lie in one Deinococcus cellulosilyticus NBRC 106333 = KACC 11606 genomic window:
- a CDS encoding Fic family protein yields the protein MLEVELLHSYRLEGELPRGHEIPSLIADLLQAERGWDIQKALVGWHHRILPGLGWESAFRTTQNYVGETLASGEEVVHFVCPKPDDVRPLMRGWFELHHHLREQHLHPVMAAGVLGFSLVFIHPFLDGNGRLHRLMMLHHLMHSLQPSVPLPISRVILRWKDLYQQVLDQHSREVMDHTPFRFSATGHLEVLGDTLHLHQDMDLTVQVAFFMEVVEEAIKVDLPELWAEFVPIYELTLLLGEVLTWPQRRLRMLASMLIQGGGKLSKTRKKRFWELNNQQLQEVENRARAVLARLPTQPDQGEISG from the coding sequence ATGTTGGAAGTGGAACTTCTTCACTCCTACCGTCTGGAAGGTGAACTTCCCAGAGGACATGAGATCCCCAGTTTGATCGCTGACCTGCTTCAAGCTGAACGTGGGTGGGACATTCAAAAGGCCCTGGTGGGGTGGCATCACCGAATCCTGCCGGGATTGGGATGGGAGTCAGCCTTCCGAACCACCCAGAATTACGTGGGGGAAACCCTGGCTTCTGGGGAGGAAGTGGTGCACTTTGTCTGCCCGAAACCGGACGATGTGCGCCCGCTGATGCGAGGCTGGTTTGAGCTTCACCACCACCTACGTGAACAGCACCTCCACCCTGTTATGGCTGCTGGGGTTCTGGGGTTCAGCCTGGTGTTCATTCATCCTTTCCTGGATGGTAATGGTCGATTGCACCGGCTCATGATGTTACACCACTTGATGCACAGTCTGCAGCCCTCGGTGCCCCTTCCGATCTCCAGGGTGATCCTCAGATGGAAAGACCTGTACCAGCAGGTGCTGGATCAACATTCCAGAGAGGTCATGGACCACACCCCGTTCCGGTTTTCCGCGACAGGTCACCTTGAGGTGCTGGGGGACACACTTCACCTGCACCAGGACATGGACCTCACGGTGCAGGTGGCCTTTTTCATGGAGGTGGTCGAGGAGGCCATCAAGGTGGACCTGCCAGAATTATGGGCGGAGTTCGTTCCCATCTATGAGCTCACCTTGCTGCTTGGGGAGGTGCTCACCTGGCCACAACGCAGGCTCAGAATGCTGGCCAGCATGCTCATCCAGGGAGGAGGAAAACTCTCCAAAACCCGAAAGAAGCGCTTCTGGGAGCTGAACAATCAACAACTCCAGGAGGTGGAAAACCGGGCCAGAGCGGTTCTGGCCCGCCTCCCAACTCAGCCTGATCAGGGTGAAATTTCAGGATGA
- a CDS encoding PEGA domain-containing protein, translated as MRTVSKLLALTLISTVAHAQTPPLSTQVTFPSDFIQTLTFSPDGRTLALGGKSAYLWDLQDKPSPVLNLNSSVGHVGFQPDGRALLVLQKTGELHRLDLDTSKDLLLNTCCSTKGAQYTPDNRYLLSFYDRAAHLTDRKTQQDTVLAQKSHSTTAVWAVSPDGGHIAYLNSEGKVWLQPLLDGSKGQLFTQIPADVSSLTFSPDGLHLSVGTVKGTWDIPLSTLQPRLVHPALAVKLAYHPSGKVLAVMNTWRVHFLDTSTDKELGALGIFDSALNNLAFSPDGRWLALAPASHELNIYDTSSWGVWDSRFMPDLNVKDASVFVNGTYRPAEADGGYPVFSDVPVNLRFTSANMQDFTGTFTFKAGQSRVLSADLKPLKGSLMITTVPRGALVSINGEEKGKSPLKSSVNAGEVEYTVTLEDHLPVTAKVQVNGNATTELNVKLTELPGLKITSKPRGAQVYIGEALVCEATPCVVRNLTPGREDVTLKLEGYQDWHGKPVVPEVGKGELSVDLKRQ; from the coding sequence ATGCGAACTGTTTCAAAATTGCTGGCCCTCACCCTCATTTCGACCGTTGCCCACGCCCAGACCCCACCCCTCAGCACCCAGGTGACCTTCCCCAGCGACTTCATCCAGACGCTCACCTTCAGTCCGGATGGGCGCACCCTTGCCCTGGGGGGCAAGTCGGCTTACCTGTGGGATTTGCAGGACAAACCCAGCCCAGTTCTCAACCTGAACAGTTCCGTGGGTCACGTGGGTTTTCAACCCGATGGCCGTGCTTTGCTGGTGTTGCAGAAAACAGGTGAACTTCACCGTTTGGATCTGGACACCAGCAAGGACTTGCTGCTCAACACCTGCTGCAGCACCAAAGGGGCACAATACACCCCGGACAACCGCTACCTGCTCAGCTTCTATGATAGGGCTGCTCACCTCACGGACCGGAAGACCCAGCAGGACACCGTCCTCGCCCAGAAAAGCCATTCCACCACTGCGGTGTGGGCGGTCAGTCCGGATGGCGGGCACATTGCCTACCTGAATTCGGAGGGCAAGGTGTGGTTGCAGCCCTTGCTGGACGGTTCAAAGGGACAGCTTTTCACCCAGATCCCAGCAGATGTGAGCTCTCTGACATTCAGTCCGGATGGTTTGCACCTCAGTGTGGGAACGGTGAAGGGCACCTGGGACATTCCCCTCTCCACCCTGCAACCCAGACTGGTGCACCCTGCCCTGGCGGTGAAACTTGCGTACCACCCGTCCGGGAAGGTGCTGGCGGTGATGAACACCTGGCGGGTTCACTTCCTGGACACCAGCACAGACAAAGAACTGGGAGCGCTCGGCATTTTCGACTCTGCCCTCAACAACCTGGCATTCTCCCCAGATGGTCGCTGGCTGGCCCTCGCTCCTGCCAGTCATGAGCTGAACATCTATGACACCTCCAGCTGGGGTGTGTGGGACAGCCGTTTCATGCCAGATCTGAATGTGAAGGATGCCAGCGTGTTTGTGAACGGCACGTACCGCCCTGCTGAGGCAGATGGCGGTTACCCGGTGTTCTCAGACGTTCCTGTGAACCTGCGTTTCACCAGTGCCAACATGCAGGACTTCACTGGCACCTTCACCTTCAAAGCAGGCCAGAGCCGGGTTCTGAGTGCGGACCTCAAACCCCTCAAAGGCAGCCTGATGATCACCACCGTTCCCAGAGGTGCACTGGTGTCGATCAATGGAGAAGAAAAAGGCAAGAGCCCCCTCAAATCCAGTGTGAATGCCGGTGAGGTGGAGTACACCGTGACCCTCGAGGATCACCTTCCAGTGACTGCAAAAGTGCAGGTGAATGGGAATGCCACCACAGAGCTGAATGTGAAACTCACCGAGTTGCCTGGACTCAAAATCACCAGCAAACCCAGAGGGGCGCAGGTGTACATCGGGGAAGCTCTGGTGTGTGAGGCCACGCCTTGTGTCGTCAGGAACCTCACCCCGGGGCGGGAGGACGTCACCTTGAAACTCGAAGGCTACCAGGACTGGCACGGGAAACCTGTGGTGCCGGAAGTCGGAAAAGGTGAATTGAGTGTGGATTTGAAGAGGCAATAA
- a CDS encoding helix-turn-helix domain-containing protein, protein MFDELFLTVLHQRIREARRATSLTQQQVADELHLTLRHYQRLERSSAKRITDPSIGLLYRLARILKVELCHLVREPTQLELQNIEKNFNKPGRPHKRKKTSVQT, encoded by the coding sequence GTGTTTGATGAACTCTTCTTGACGGTGCTTCACCAGCGGATCCGTGAAGCACGGAGGGCCACATCTCTCACCCAGCAACAAGTGGCAGACGAACTGCATCTGACCTTGCGCCACTATCAACGCCTGGAACGCTCCTCAGCCAAACGCATCACCGATCCTTCCATCGGGCTGTTGTATCGCCTGGCCAGAATTCTGAAGGTGGAGCTTTGCCACCTGGTTCGGGAACCCACACAGTTGGAACTCCAGAACATCGAAAAAAACTTCAATAAACCAGGCCGACCCCACAAAAGAAAAAAAACAAGTGTTCAAACTTGA
- a CDS encoding MerR family transcriptional regulator: protein MRVKDLVEASGFTRHAIRHFTKLKLLNVERIGDPIQQHYPPESLVVLYTIKELKAARFKLQDIKKYLQASTTDKLTLLKQQDLRLYRGIKDIRAAQRKVASLIEQLERTQP, encoded by the coding sequence TTGAGAGTCAAAGACCTCGTTGAAGCCTCAGGCTTCACCCGGCATGCCATCCGGCACTTCACCAAACTCAAATTGCTCAACGTTGAAAGGATCGGGGACCCCATCCAACAGCATTACCCTCCTGAATCGCTGGTGGTTTTGTACACCATCAAGGAACTCAAAGCCGCCAGATTCAAGTTGCAGGACATCAAAAAGTACCTCCAAGCCAGCACCACAGACAAACTGACCTTGCTCAAACAACAGGATCTAAGGCTCTACAGGGGCATCAAAGACATCCGTGCTGCACAGCGCAAAGTCGCTTCTCTGATCGAGCAGCTCGAAAGAACCCAACCCTAA